The proteins below are encoded in one region of Chitinophagales bacterium:
- the panB gene encoding 3-methyl-2-oxobutanoate hydroxymethyltransferase yields MTDFKKAKKITTHTLLEMKASGVKISMLTAYDYSMARIIDDGGIDVILVGDSASNVMAGHETTLPITLDQMIYHASSVVRGVQRALVVVDLPFGSYQGNSKEALNSAIRIMKESGAHAVKLEGGREVKDSIERIISAGVPVMGHLGLTPQSIYKFGTYAVRATEDEEQERLRDDAKLLEQSGCFSIVLEKIPATLAGEVASSVNIPIIGIGAGHKVDGQVLVIHDMLGINKEFKPRFLRRYLNLYDEIKNAVNHYVEDIKNIDFPGDNESY; encoded by the coding sequence ATGACTGATTTTAAAAAAGCGAAAAAAATTACAACTCATACGCTGCTGGAGATGAAAGCTTCCGGTGTAAAAATATCGATGCTTACAGCATACGACTATTCGATGGCGCGGATTATTGATGACGGAGGGATCGACGTAATTCTTGTCGGTGATTCTGCCTCTAATGTAATGGCAGGTCATGAAACCACCTTGCCCATTACCCTTGACCAGATGATCTACCACGCTTCTTCGGTTGTTCGCGGGGTTCAGAGGGCGCTGGTGGTTGTGGATCTTCCTTTTGGTTCTTACCAGGGAAATTCAAAAGAAGCATTAAATTCTGCTATCAGAATAATGAAAGAATCCGGCGCTCATGCAGTAAAGCTGGAAGGTGGCCGGGAAGTTAAGGATTCCATTGAAAGGATTATTTCGGCTGGTGTACCCGTTATGGGACATTTAGGGTTAACACCGCAATCCATCTATAAATTCGGAACATATGCCGTGAGGGCAACAGAAGACGAAGAACAGGAGCGACTACGGGACGATGCTAAGCTCCTGGAGCAATCGGGATGCTTTTCAATAGTGCTGGAAAAAATTCCAGCCACACTAGCAGGCGAGGTTGCTTCTTCGGTAAATATTCCGATAATAGGAATTGGAGCGGGTCATAAAGTGGATGGGCAAGTATTGGTAATACATGATATGCTCGGAATTAATAAAGAATTTAAGCCCCGGTTTTTAAGGCGTTACCTTAATTTATATGATGAAATTAAAAATGCCGTAAATCATTACGTGGAGGATATTAAAAATATTGATTTCCCGGGTGACAATGAATCCTATTAA
- a CDS encoding 3-hydroxybutyryl-CoA dehydrogenase, whose translation MEKVSVIGAGTMGNGIAQLFAMHGFAVNMIDVSHEALEKAKATISKNLDRMLAKNLISEPEKESALANISINTSLSSGIADAELIVEAATENLQLKLKIFSQLDQSAPSNAILASNTSSISITKIASETRRADKVIGMHFMNPVPVMKLVEVIRGYATSDATTKVIMDLSRTLNKSPVEVNDYPGFIANRLLMPMINEAIYSLYEGVAGVVEIDTVMKLGMAHPMGPLQLADFIGLDVCLSILKVLQEGFGNSKYAPCPLLQNMVSAGKFGVKSGEGFYQYKAGVKELIIADRFK comes from the coding sequence ATGGAAAAAGTAAGTGTAATTGGTGCGGGTACTATGGGAAATGGCATTGCACAATTATTCGCTATGCATGGATTCGCCGTGAACATGATTGATGTATCTCACGAAGCTTTGGAAAAAGCGAAAGCCACTATATCAAAAAATCTTGATAGAATGCTGGCTAAAAATTTAATCAGTGAACCGGAAAAAGAAAGTGCACTTGCCAACATCAGCATTAATACTTCACTTTCTTCCGGTATTGCTGACGCAGAACTGATAGTGGAGGCAGCTACAGAAAATCTTCAATTGAAATTAAAAATATTTTCCCAACTTGATCAAAGTGCACCTTCGAACGCCATTCTTGCTTCTAATACTTCATCCATTTCCATTACAAAAATTGCATCAGAAACCAGGCGTGCCGATAAAGTGATTGGCATGCATTTCATGAATCCCGTTCCTGTAATGAAGTTGGTGGAAGTAATCAGGGGATATGCAACATCCGATGCAACTACTAAGGTAATTATGGACCTATCAAGAACACTAAATAAGAGTCCTGTAGAAGTTAATGATTATCCCGGCTTTATTGCAAACAGGCTTTTGATGCCGATGATAAATGAAGCGATCTATTCTTTATATGAAGGTGTTGCCGGTGTTGTTGAGATTGATACCGTTATGAAATTAGGTATGGCTCACCCCATGGGACCACTGCAGCTTGCTGATTTTATTGGCCTTGATGTTTGTCTTTCTATTTTAAAAGTGTTGCAGGAAGGATTTGGAAATTCAAAATATGCTCCATGTCCGTTGTTGCAAAATATGGTGTCTGCCGGTAAGTTTGGCGTAAAAAGCGGTGAAGGATTTTATCAATATAAAGCAGGGGTTAAAGAACTAATAATTGCAGACAGATTTAAATAA
- the dnaK gene encoding molecular chaperone DnaK → MGKIIGIDLGTTNSCVSVMEGSDPVVIANDEGSRTTPSVVAFLSNGERKVGAPAKRQAITNPKNTIASIKRFMGRRYNEVGQELKYVAYDVVGGENDTVRVKILDRNYTPQEISAMILQKMKKTAEDYLGQTVSEAVITVPAYFNDSQRQATKEAGEIAGLKVLRIINEPTAAALAYGLDKKHKDEKIAVYDLGGGTFDISILELGDGVFEVKSTNGDTHLGGDDFDQIVIEWLAEEFKKDQPNIDLKKDPMALQRLKEAAEKAKIELSSSVETEINLPYITAIDGVPKHLVKKLSRAKFEQLVDPLVQRTLEPCKKAMEDAGMNVSQINEVILVGGSTRIPKIQEVVEKFFGKKPHKGVNPDEVVAIGASIQGGVLAGDVKDVLLLDVTPLSLGIETLGGVMTKLIESNTTIPTRKSETFTTAADSQPSVEIHVLQGERSMARDNRTIGRFMLDGIPPAPRGVPQVEVTFDIDANGILNVSAKDKGTGKEQTIKIQASTGLSKEEIEKMKSDARTNEATDKEAREKADKLNTADSLIFQTEKQLKEFGDKIPADKKTTIETALNELKEAHKNQNASGIESAMNSLNSAWQSASEDLYKAQQGVPNESGDQPANDGGGNGEAKSEDVQDVPFEEVKEDKR, encoded by the coding sequence ATGGGAAAAATCATAGGTATTGACTTAGGCACTACTAATTCATGCGTTTCGGTCATGGAAGGGAGTGATCCGGTTGTTATTGCAAACGATGAAGGCAGCAGAACTACTCCATCCGTGGTAGCATTTCTTTCAAATGGAGAACGCAAGGTAGGAGCTCCGGCTAAACGTCAGGCCATTACCAATCCAAAGAATACCATCGCTTCCATAAAGCGCTTTATGGGAAGAAGATATAATGAAGTGGGGCAGGAATTAAAGTACGTAGCGTACGATGTAGTAGGGGGAGAAAATGATACGGTTAGGGTAAAAATTTTGGATCGTAATTATACTCCACAGGAAATCTCTGCAATGATCCTACAAAAAATGAAAAAAACAGCGGAGGATTATCTCGGCCAAACAGTTTCAGAAGCGGTAATTACGGTACCGGCTTATTTTAATGATTCACAGCGTCAGGCCACAAAAGAAGCAGGTGAGATTGCAGGATTAAAAGTTTTGAGAATTATTAATGAGCCTACTGCTGCTGCCCTTGCTTACGGTCTTGATAAAAAACATAAAGATGAGAAGATTGCCGTCTACGATCTTGGAGGCGGCACTTTTGATATTTCTATCCTTGAATTGGGCGATGGTGTTTTCGAAGTGAAATCAACAAACGGGGATACACACCTGGGAGGTGATGATTTTGATCAGATAGTAATAGAATGGCTGGCTGAAGAATTTAAAAAAGATCAGCCAAATATTGATCTGAAAAAAGATCCAATGGCTTTACAGCGCCTTAAGGAGGCTGCTGAAAAAGCAAAGATTGAATTGTCTTCATCAGTAGAAACAGAAATAAACCTGCCTTACATAACCGCAATTGACGGTGTGCCAAAACACCTTGTGAAGAAATTATCAAGAGCAAAATTTGAGCAGCTTGTAGATCCTTTGGTACAGCGAACTCTGGAACCATGTAAAAAAGCTATGGAAGATGCAGGCATGAATGTTTCGCAGATTAATGAAGTGATTTTAGTAGGCGGATCGACACGGATACCAAAAATTCAGGAAGTAGTTGAAAAATTTTTTGGCAAGAAACCTCATAAAGGGGTTAATCCTGACGAAGTAGTAGCAATAGGAGCTTCCATACAAGGTGGTGTTTTAGCTGGAGATGTAAAAGATGTGTTATTGCTGGACGTAACACCGCTCTCTCTTGGTATTGAAACACTGGGAGGTGTTATGACTAAATTAATTGAGTCTAATACTACCATTCCTACCAGAAAGTCTGAAACCTTTACAACTGCTGCGGATAGTCAGCCCTCTGTTGAGATTCACGTGCTGCAGGGTGAACGTTCCATGGCTCGTGATAACCGGACAATAGGGCGCTTCATGCTTGACGGAATTCCACCGGCACCACGCGGAGTGCCACAGGTAGAGGTGACCTTCGATATTGATGCAAATGGAATTCTGAATGTAAGTGCAAAGGATAAAGGAACAGGAAAAGAGCAAACCATTAAAATTCAAGCCTCAACAGGATTAAGCAAAGAAGAAATTGAAAAGATGAAGAGCGATGCCCGTACTAATGAGGCTACGGATAAAGAAGCCAGAGAGAAGGCTGATAAATTGAATACAGCAGATTCTCTTATTTTCCAAACGGAAAAACAGCTTAAAGAATTTGGCGATAAGATTCCGGCTGATAAAAAGACAACCATTGAAACAGCATTAAACGAATTAAAGGAAGCTCATAAAAATCAAAATGCCAGCGGTATTGAATCTGCTATGAATAGCTTAAACAGTGCCTGGCAATCAGCATCTGAAGATTTGTATAAAGCTCAGCAGGGGGTACCTAATGAAAGCGGAGATCAGCCCGCTAATGATGGAGGCGGAAACGGTGAAGCAAAATCGGAAGATGTTCAGGATGTACCATTTGAAGAGGTAAAAGAGGATAAGAGATAA
- a CDS encoding SusC/RagA family TonB-linked outer membrane protein produces MRKRLLQSCSLFLLLLIYANTGLSQMSAIKGKVTDAKTKEPLIGVTVTYWEGIKTLSGASTDADGNFTLSIGTAGTVIFTYIGYKQLQVPASRAASGRLDITLEQDIAHLEEVVVTGLATSVKRSNLANDIATLNAKQITGVTVPTTFDAALTGKIPGSNILSNSGAPGGGINVRFRGVTSIFGNSQPLYVVDGVYFNNNAIAAGLNTITAAQQGGAASNQDNPSNRIADLNPDDIANVEILKGASAAAIYGSQAAAGVVIITTKRGTPGETKVSLSQDLGVVIPRKLLGVRHFTAQTAEGTYGAQGLDLFSQANGQSWNYEKELFGHAGIASHTHLSFSGGNDKTTFYVSGTYNHDDGIVTNTGYKAYSLRANIDEKLSDKVNFSYSGSFINTYADRGLFNNDNRSVTLSIALATTPEFVNLHSVNGIYPDNPLGASNPLQTVALITNNETVARTTHGAEIKISLYQNNKGYLNLVGQAGFDYYNFKTTSIFPSALQFESNGNGDNGVSIQGFNNNLNLNIGAFLVYYAKPGDKIDFTTSAGFTENENRFDGILNTAKSIIGVQTNVGQSAAISADQTRQRNRFEGFFVQEEINYNDLLIATGSIRLDRSSNVADFLRYVAYPKASLAFNVNKLIGSSNNLDALKLRIAYGESGNFPPYGVRSTQLPASNIGGLGGSTVNDPTVVLGNPDIKSERQKELETGFDLSIFKGRLSLTASYYVKTDEDLLLQAQLPSSSGFATKWINGGTLQNKGVEIQLGIIPISTSNFIWTSNIAFWLNRATVTKLDVPAFPPPSGGFGTTLGTYFLEQGESATQIIGISPTSADTVWGNGEPKFQMSFAEEFIIAKNFSLNIVGLWKYDYQIINLSQLLFDLFGTSPDYDAQTISDPAIDPEGTPNGTIRVDALGVTSKYFIQQAGYFRFREIGLYYNFPLKQPDAIVKGVRIGVSANNFFTITDYKSYDPEVNNFGINGVATGIEVNPFPSSREFYAHVSFEF; encoded by the coding sequence ATGAGAAAACGACTTCTACAATCCTGTAGCTTGTTTTTATTGTTGCTCATTTACGCAAATACTGGTTTATCTCAGATGTCTGCAATAAAAGGTAAAGTTACAGATGCAAAGACAAAAGAGCCCCTTATTGGAGTGACTGTAACGTACTGGGAAGGAATAAAAACATTAAGCGGGGCTTCTACCGATGCAGATGGAAATTTCACATTGTCCATTGGTACGGCAGGTACAGTAATATTTACATACATTGGATATAAGCAGCTTCAGGTTCCTGCTTCAAGGGCAGCTTCTGGCAGACTGGATATTACATTGGAACAAGATATAGCTCACCTTGAGGAAGTAGTTGTAACCGGCCTTGCCACAAGCGTTAAGCGTTCAAATCTTGCTAATGATATTGCTACTCTCAATGCTAAGCAAATAACAGGAGTAACAGTTCCGACCACATTTGATGCAGCCCTGACTGGAAAAATTCCAGGCTCTAATATTTTATCAAATTCAGGTGCTCCAGGCGGTGGTATTAACGTACGCTTCCGGGGGGTTACCAGTATATTTGGAAATTCTCAGCCATTGTATGTGGTGGATGGTGTTTACTTTAACAATAATGCAATAGCAGCAGGCCTGAACACTATAACTGCAGCTCAACAAGGGGGAGCCGCCAGTAACCAGGATAATCCATCTAATAGAATAGCAGATTTAAATCCTGATGATATTGCAAATGTAGAGATCTTAAAAGGTGCATCAGCAGCTGCCATTTATGGTTCGCAAGCTGCTGCCGGAGTAGTTATCATTACTACCAAGCGAGGCACACCCGGCGAAACCAAGGTTTCTCTATCACAGGATTTAGGTGTTGTTATTCCAAGAAAATTATTAGGTGTTCGTCATTTCACAGCTCAAACAGCAGAAGGAACCTATGGCGCACAGGGTCTTGATTTATTTAGCCAGGCAAATGGCCAATCATGGAACTATGAAAAGGAATTATTTGGACATGCGGGTATTGCCTCTCATACTCATCTATCTTTCAGTGGGGGAAATGATAAAACTACTTTCTATGTCAGTGGTACTTATAATCATGACGATGGTATTGTAACGAACACAGGGTATAAAGCATATAGTCTTCGTGCTAATATAGACGAGAAGCTTTCGGATAAAGTTAACTTTTCATATAGCGGATCATTTATAAATACTTATGCTGATAGAGGACTTTTTAACAACGACAACAGAAGTGTAACGTTAAGTATTGCTCTTGCAACAACACCTGAATTTGTGAATTTACATTCAGTAAATGGCATATATCCGGATAATCCGCTGGGCGCCTCAAATCCCTTACAAACAGTAGCACTTATTACCAACAATGAAACCGTGGCGCGTACAACCCATGGCGCAGAAATAAAAATATCACTTTACCAAAACAATAAGGGATACTTGAATTTAGTGGGCCAGGCAGGTTTCGATTATTACAATTTTAAAACAACCTCCATTTTCCCTAGTGCTTTGCAGTTTGAATCGAATGGGAATGGAGATAATGGCGTATCTATACAGGGGTTCAATAACAACCTGAATTTAAATATTGGAGCATTTTTAGTTTACTACGCTAAACCAGGTGATAAGATTGATTTTACAACTTCAGCAGGGTTTACTGAAAATGAAAATCGCTTTGATGGAATTTTAAATACTGCTAAGAGTATTATTGGTGTACAAACCAATGTAGGTCAGTCAGCCGCCATTTCTGCGGATCAAACGCGTCAGCGAAATCGATTTGAAGGTTTTTTTGTTCAGGAAGAAATAAATTATAACGATCTCCTGATTGCAACAGGGAGTATTCGTCTTGATCGCAGTTCGAACGTAGCTGATTTCCTGAGATACGTAGCGTACCCCAAGGCATCATTGGCATTTAATGTAAATAAGCTTATAGGATCATCAAATAATCTTGATGCTTTAAAGCTTCGAATTGCCTACGGGGAATCCGGAAATTTTCCACCCTACGGTGTCAGAAGTACACAGCTCCCAGCTTCCAATATAGGGGGCTTAGGCGGCTCTACGGTTAACGATCCAACAGTTGTGTTAGGAAATCCTGATATTAAATCCGAGCGTCAGAAAGAATTAGAAACAGGCTTTGATCTATCCATATTCAAGGGCAGGCTATCGCTTACCGCAAGCTATTATGTAAAAACAGATGAAGATCTGCTGCTTCAGGCGCAATTGCCGAGTTCTTCCGGTTTTGCTACAAAATGGATTAATGGTGGAACACTTCAGAATAAAGGAGTAGAAATTCAATTAGGTATAATTCCCATAAGCACTTCTAATTTTATCTGGACATCTAATATCGCATTTTGGCTGAATCGTGCTACTGTTACCAAACTCGACGTTCCGGCATTTCCCCCACCAAGTGGTGGTTTTGGTACCACATTAGGCACTTACTTCCTGGAGCAGGGAGAATCTGCGACACAAATAATAGGTATCTCGCCTACCAGTGCGGATACGGTTTGGGGCAATGGAGAACCAAAGTTTCAAATGTCTTTTGCAGAAGAATTTATTATAGCTAAGAATTTTTCTTTAAATATTGTCGGATTATGGAAATACGATTATCAGATTATTAATTTATCACAATTACTTTTTGATTTGTTTGGAACCTCTCCTGATTATGATGCTCAAACTATTAGCGATCCAGCAATCGATCCGGAAGGCACGCCCAATGGAACTATCAGGGTCGATGCATTAGGAGTAACATCAAAATATTTTATTCAGCAGGCAGGATATTTTCGCTTCCGCGAAATTGGATTGTATTACAATTTCCCTTTAAAACAACCGGATGCAATCGTAAAAGGAGTTAGGATTGGTGTATCAGCAAATAACTTTTTTACCATTACTGATTATAAAAGTTATGATCCGGAAGTAAATAACTTCGGCATTAACGGCGTCGCAACCGGAATTGAGGTTAACCCTTTTCCTTCATCCCGGGAATTCTATGCTCATGTGTCTTTTGAATTTTAG
- a CDS encoding T9SS type A sorting domain-containing protein — MIANEILAIKYGSLSEPFFLQLFNLYGQPLKRMKLNSQQDVYIKDLEEGVYFLKISGGAVQPVIERLIIIH, encoded by the coding sequence TTGATAGCAAATGAAATTTTAGCAATTAAATACGGATCGCTTTCAGAGCCTTTTTTTTTACAATTATTTAATCTTTACGGACAGCCACTTAAACGGATGAAGCTGAATTCACAGCAGGATGTGTATATTAAAGATCTGGAGGAAGGAGTTTATTTTTTAAAAATATCCGGAGGCGCTGTACAACCTGTTATAGAACGGCTAATAATTATTCATTAA
- a CDS encoding RagB/SusD family nutrient uptake outer membrane protein: protein MKTNLFIKLPLMICISILMLVNVSCQKFDYSNFNNPAIDEDTVNANKSVLQSLVTGTEASSRTYLPYYIDDVGVAGREHIRYSGSEPRYLSDLLGAGSSTLNNNTFYVTNPWGYCYATIRTANTLISAARNSTFITDGERLGYYAYAKTMQAYQLLMCLNLMDTIRIDVENPLNLGPLVGREEGLAYILSFLDDAANELKDPSCSFSFLTTISSRGPVSVASIETPADFLLVNRALAARVATYSKNWTLTLTDLDQSFLNRAGDFYAGVYHVFSNGSHDITNPLYFPRNATGELRGVEPHYATDILPEDDRINKAPLRDIPYSQKDLTSDRDVFIYPTNTSPVAIIRNEELILLAAEAEINLGQTASAISDLNIIRTAHGLTEYTGATDQTSLINELLYERRYSLAFEGHRWVDLRRYNMLNILPLDRPDDHIWTNFPIPLSETH, encoded by the coding sequence ATGAAAACTAACCTATTTATAAAACTGCCCTTAATGATTTGTATCAGCATCTTAATGCTGGTTAATGTAAGTTGTCAGAAATTTGATTATTCTAACTTTAATAACCCAGCTATAGATGAAGATACAGTAAATGCTAACAAAAGTGTTCTTCAATCCCTTGTAACAGGCACTGAGGCATCTTCCCGTACATATTTGCCTTATTATATAGATGATGTAGGAGTAGCAGGGCGGGAGCATATACGATATTCAGGCTCTGAGCCTCGTTATTTATCAGACCTGTTAGGTGCAGGAAGTTCTACCCTTAATAACAATACCTTTTATGTAACAAATCCATGGGGCTATTGCTATGCCACGATACGTACTGCAAATACACTTATATCGGCTGCAAGGAACTCAACCTTTATCACAGATGGCGAAAGACTGGGATATTATGCTTATGCGAAAACAATGCAAGCTTATCAATTACTAATGTGCCTTAATTTAATGGATACTATTCGCATCGATGTCGAAAATCCCCTTAATTTAGGGCCTTTAGTAGGGAGGGAAGAAGGCTTGGCTTACATCTTATCTTTTCTGGATGATGCCGCTAATGAATTAAAAGATCCTTCCTGTAGTTTTAGTTTCCTTACCACCATTTCATCAAGAGGCCCCGTTTCTGTTGCGTCTATTGAAACCCCTGCTGATTTCCTGTTGGTAAATCGCGCATTGGCTGCCCGAGTTGCTACATATAGTAAAAATTGGACTTTAACTCTAACCGATCTGGATCAATCCTTTTTAAACCGGGCTGGAGATTTTTATGCAGGAGTCTATCACGTATTTTCCAACGGTTCGCATGACATTACCAATCCTTTATATTTTCCGAGAAATGCAACGGGAGAATTGCGGGGAGTGGAGCCACATTATGCAACTGATATTTTGCCGGAAGACGATCGTATTAATAAGGCACCTCTGCGTGACATACCTTATTCTCAAAAAGATTTGACAAGCGACCGCGACGTTTTTATCTATCCAACTAATACTTCCCCGGTGGCCATAATTCGTAATGAAGAGTTGATTTTGCTTGCTGCTGAGGCAGAAATTAACCTCGGGCAAACAGCAAGTGCCATAAGTGACTTAAACATTATTCGTACTGCTCATGGGTTAACAGAATATACGGGAGCCACAGATCAAACAAGCCTTATCAATGAGTTGCTTTATGAGCGAAGATATTCTCTGGCATTTGAAGGTCATCGATGGGTAGACCTAAGACGGTATAATATGCTAAACATTCTTCCGCTTGATCGCCCTGATGACCACATCTGGACGAACTTTCCGATACCTCTGAGTGAAACTCATTAA
- a CDS encoding class I SAM-dependent methyltransferase, which translates to MKDIFSAQSEAYAKFRPKYPPELFDFLYQQIPEFKTAWDCGTGNGQVAVVLSKKFDKVFATDISENQIRYAIKKENITYKIEPAEQTNFSDHLFNLITVAQAIHWFDFEKFYAKVYRTLKSRGLIAVIGYHLCRVNAAIDCIIDDFYNNTLCNYWDFERKYIDEKYQTISFPFKEIIVPVFSMQYNWSLNDLIGYLNTWSAVQHFIEKNNYNPVNDLQKKLIPLWIDQRSVSFPLICRLGMA; encoded by the coding sequence ATGAAAGATATTTTTTCGGCTCAATCTGAAGCTTATGCTAAGTTTCGCCCAAAATATCCACCTGAGCTTTTTGACTTTCTTTATCAGCAAATACCTGAATTTAAAACAGCCTGGGATTGTGGTACAGGAAATGGCCAGGTTGCAGTAGTTCTCTCAAAAAAATTTGATAAAGTTTTTGCAACAGATATTAGTGAAAACCAAATCCGCTATGCAATTAAAAAAGAAAATATAACCTATAAGATAGAACCGGCTGAGCAAACCAATTTCTCTGATCACCTTTTTAATTTAATTACCGTGGCCCAGGCTATTCATTGGTTTGATTTTGAAAAATTCTATGCAAAGGTTTACCGTACTCTTAAAAGCAGGGGTTTAATAGCTGTAATAGGTTATCATTTGTGCAGAGTAAATGCTGCCATAGATTGCATCATCGACGACTTCTATAACAATACGCTTTGTAATTATTGGGATTTTGAACGAAAATATATTGATGAAAAATATCAAACAATTTCATTTCCCTTTAAAGAAATTATAGTTCCAGTCTTCAGCATGCAATATAATTGGAGCCTTAATGATCTAATTGGTTATCTTAATACCTGGTCGGCGGTGCAGCACTTCATTGAAAAAAATAACTATAATCCGGTCAATGATCTTCAAAAGAAATTAATCCCACTGTGGATTGACCAACGGAGCGTATCATTTCCTCTTATTTGCAGGTTAGGAATGGCATGA
- a CDS encoding DUF4249 family protein — protein sequence MLKVIILISFICVFNLSCSTDFNVTAPWKDITIVYGLLDASDTAQYVKVNKAFLDPTTSALTIAQNPDSLYYADLNVSLEEYQNGNLINTLQLIKVDGNSEGYSKDPGIFSNALNYLYKTTQTLNQNSQYKIIIGNENSSKVVSSITEVINDFRVIRPSVGQPVSLLPGFAFIVDWQSAENGKNYGLTIRFHYTEAQVSNPDAKQDKFIDWIIFTNEVEQTTEGGHEITRTIQSNDFYAKLLNAIPFDGNVIREAGKLDFFFSVGGEELYTFNQVTQAQQGLTSGQIEPQYTNIDNGLGLFSSRFNKAVYGIQIENKTLDSLACGSQTHTLHFKNSAGLTCF from the coding sequence ATGCTAAAGGTTATTATTTTAATCAGCTTCATTTGTGTTTTTAATCTTTCCTGCAGTACCGACTTTAATGTTACAGCACCCTGGAAAGATATAACTATTGTGTATGGACTTTTAGATGCAAGCGATACGGCTCAATATGTAAAAGTCAATAAGGCTTTTCTTGATCCAACCACGAGTGCCCTTACCATAGCTCAAAATCCGGATTCATTATATTATGCTGACCTGAATGTGTCTTTGGAAGAATACCAAAATGGTAATTTAATAAATACGCTACAGCTCATTAAAGTCGATGGCAATTCAGAAGGTTATAGTAAAGATCCGGGAATCTTTAGCAATGCATTAAATTACTTATATAAAACTACACAGACTCTTAATCAAAATAGCCAGTATAAGATTATAATCGGTAATGAAAACTCTTCCAAGGTGGTAAGCTCAATTACCGAGGTAATAAATGATTTCAGAGTTATACGCCCCTCTGTGGGGCAGCCTGTGAGTTTGCTTCCCGGCTTTGCTTTTATTGTTGACTGGCAATCTGCAGAAAACGGCAAAAACTATGGACTCACCATACGTTTCCATTATACTGAAGCCCAGGTTTCTAACCCTGATGCAAAACAGGATAAATTCATTGACTGGATCATATTTACCAATGAAGTAGAGCAAACCACCGAAGGTGGTCATGAAATTACCCGCACAATCCAATCAAATGATTTCTACGCCAAACTTCTGAATGCTATACCGTTCGATGGTAATGTAATCAGGGAGGCCGGGAAACTCGATTTCTTCTTTTCGGTAGGAGGTGAAGAACTGTATACATTCAATCAGGTAACCCAGGCACAGCAGGGTCTTACATCTGGACAAATAGAACCGCAGTATACCAATATTGATAACGGATTAGGCCTGTTTTCCTCAAGATTTAATAAAGCTGTATACGGCATCCAGATAGAAAATAAAACTCTTGATTCCCTCGCCTGCGGTTCACAAACCCACACCCTTCATTTTAAGAATTCTGCAGGATTAACGTGCTTTTGA